TATAGAGGATTTGAATATTGCGAGCACGTTGCTCACACTTCCATTCAGGCTGACCAAGGTGTAAGTAGGTAAGTACATCACTTTCACGATTACCCGTGAGGATCAGgagtagaattggtcttcagaaacccatatttgtcgtaaaaggtgacaAATGAGATTGGGtagtgaggctcgctgactaggttgacacataacatcgtatccaagttgtgctcatattgttgatcactagattgtctggtccagactcgcttatttacagactaccgccatatagctgaaatattgctgagagcggcattaaacaacaacaaaaacaactttcACGTTGTTCCTGTCAAATATTTTGGACATTTGCAAAACCATGTGATGTGTATTCTGTATGTCATGTCACTGAGGCATAATTTTTACATCTGGGAGATCGGTTACATCGGAACGGCGTTAGAAAGACATGTGGGTATATTAACCTAACCCTGTTAGTATATAGAAGGTCCTCAGATATATAGACCCTACCCTGTCATCTTTTGTATAGTAATAGGatagggtctatacacctatatgtctttctaaCGCTGTTTCTAAGCGTGACACGCCCCTATGATAAGCAGTACAGAAAAAGACACATACATCCTTACAGGGATCTTCAGTCTCCGTATACACGTACAGGCATCGAATGCATTAACATTACCAATCATGCACACAGTGGCACAGATAACCACTTTGTAtagtacccatgaagatccgggttagaactgaccttTAGTCACCCATGTTTACCATTAGAGGCGACTCTCAGTATCGTGCAATCAGGctcaaaaaagaaagaaaaaataccTCCCATCCCAATCGCAttaatcaatgctcatgctggggatcaccggattgcctggtccagtatcgattatttacagaccgaggcaatatggctggaatattgctgatcccggcgttaaacaaaacaaaaagaaagatTTTCTATACACTACGGTTGGTGTTCTTCCACAAACGACCTCGCTGAGTGCCATGTGCTTTACCGTAACCCTTTAACACTTGTTGTAACTTCTCGGAAATTCGGAATACAGCCGTGGTCTGAAATAACGTTGTTATCACTGATTTCATCATTGAGCTCAAATTAGTGTATTTTGTAGGCAACAGTGCAAAGATGCCTCAAACTCGATCCAGTCGCAAACGTGACCTCAGTACTCCAGCGACGGGACTTGAAGTTAAGATGGGTCGAATCAGATGGAATCCCAAATTGTCAAGTGTTGGCCattcaaaaacaagaaaacaacaaccaTCCAAGGACAGCATCGATACGACTGATCCCTCGACGTCACACCTCAAGGGCGTCCTGGTGGACCAAATGGAGACATTGTCCAAGAGAGTAGACGAACGGTCCGCTTACGTACAACGTCAACAGAGAGCCATTACAGAGGCCCGTGAACGCAAAGAAACCAATCAAACTCGCATTGTAGAAATCGTAAAGGATGCTGTGGATATGATTAAACTCAAAGAAAGGAAGCTGATGGTGGCGCTGGACGAAATGGTGGAGAAGCAACTTCAGCAGCTGAACGATGAAATGCTGAAGGATGAAGCGGACGTGCACATACTACAACAACAATCTGacttcatcaacaaagatgGAGATGTGACGAAGTATCAGACTTTTCTGGAAGACTTGACGGACGTTGGGTATGGGACGCGCCAAGGGGATGTTATTCGTCCAATAAATACAATCACTTTCAGTCACGACTCTGAGAAAGTTGGCAAAGCCGTTGACAACCTGCGACTGGCGGAGGTTGATTTCACATACCACGATAACCCCTTACATGTACCGGTGTTGGTTGACACGATCAGCTGCACATCTTTGAATGAAAATGCCAAGCCGATATATGCAACAGATGTGTCTGTTCTCGATGTCGAGGGGTCGCAGGTAGTTGTCGTTACCGATCGAATAAACCACCGACTGATATCTTTCTACTCAGGACACCAGGGGCCTTGCTATAGTGTCCTTAAACTGGATCATTTCCCATATGGAATTGCACGTCAAACTGAGAACAGGATCATAACAGCTCTACCAAAGATTGGCCAGCTTGTAACTGTCGAAGTGGCCCCTGAAATGACACTCCTCTCAAAAATCACCTGCAATGCGCGATATTACAGTGTGGCTGTTCTCAGCCCTACGTCTTTGGTAGCGGGAGGAGGTCAGTACGCTACTGGCTACTGCATCGACATCATTGACATGGCAGGCAATATATTGAGATCAATAACCAGCTCCCTCATTCACTTCCCGGCTTACCTCTTCGTCAACAACAGCGGCAACATCGTTGTGTCCGACGGAAAAACAGATTCATTGTTTTGCATGACCCCCGATGGTAACGTGGTGTGGAAACACGACCCCAGCAGGACCACACCGTACGTTAGGTGGCCTAAAGGGATCATTCAGACCAACACTGGGGACATCCTTGTGTCAGGAGTGAACGGCGGCGGCATGAAGGTGATGCTGCTCACAGACACAGGGGAGTTTGTCAGAGACGTCCTTACGCCGGACGATGGGCCTCAGAGACCATCTGGACTGTGTCTTGATAAACGTGGTTATTTATTCGTATGTGACGGAAATGATATAAAAATGTTTACATTCGTTGAGCAGAAGCAGTGACACCTACCTCATCATGGATGGtcgggtagtctagtggttgaaacgttcgctcgtcatttgtactatttgtgaagcccatttctgattattgcagaaatattactaaaagcggcttgaaaccatattcactcattctTGATTTTATTGCAAACTATTGCGACTACCTGCTTATATTGTACCCGTTCAGTGTTCTCCTGAAACATTTGTCCAGTTTGCACTATTAACTGATTCAGCTGTTGTTTATAGCAATGACTGTATCACTGTCATGTTTAATAGGAGCAAATAAACATTTGTCTGTCAGCATCCAACATGAGTTGTTGATTCTGGTACGACATTGAAACCTAGTTAATTCTAAGTCGGGTATGGACCAGGCAATATGTGAACTCCCCTGGTTATAGATAAACAAgcgtatacagtggaagctgtctataTCGGCACTCATTGGGCCTGAAGAAATAATCAGGTTTacacaatgtgccggattgtagagctgatgataaacgTACGACCCACGAACGGGACAGAGATTTTATGCCAGAGTGAACAACTTGCCGGACTGAAGAGATGCCGGTTTTAACAGCTTGCACTGTATTTATATCATCATTCAACAACGCAACAAAGAATACTGATCATGACTCGAACTATTCATCGGTTCAGTTAGTGAATGTCAAATAATGGACTAATGAGAAATTTTGCTAAGTCAGTAATAGATACCATACTGCAAAGTGGTTTAAACATGCAGCACATTGTTGAAGCATACTGATAATGAGACCGCGAAAAAACATCTGCCGCTCTGCCTGAAGAAATTATCAAAACATTGGATTTTCTGTTTTGTACACCAAATCCCCATGTGACGAACACCAGCAGAAGGCTCACTCCAAGATCCATGGGAGTTTAGTCACAAAACGATGTCACTATTGATACAGTTACAGAGGCTCAGAGCGATTGGTCTGAAAACGAAAGCAGATGTTATTTGATGTTTTCTGTTAGAGCAAAAATTCTGGACTTCCTCGCGACGAAGATCcgggtgaagcccattgctgatgtcccccaccgtgatgttgagggaatattgctaaaagcggcgtaaacctaactcactcttTGTAAAATATGGCGATACTACACTTAGACAAGAAATTACTTTCCCTACAACAGAAACTGTGTTCTCCTTCTGCTGATCTGTCTTTCATGCATACACATGGCTCTATCCGCTGCGGCTCGCTAAgtcaaacaaggtaatatggcCAAGACGTTGAGCGTAAGCTGCCTATATACCGATGATCTGATATCAATCAGTAATCATCAAATAACCAATtcccttccattgatttacCTAcctgatccgtgaaggtccggggtagaataggccttcagcaacccatgcttgccacaaaagggtCGTAaacgggatcggtggtcagactcgctgacttgtttgacacatgtcagcggttcccagttgtgcagatcgatgctcatgttgttggtcactggattgtctggtccagagtcgattatttacagactgtcgccatatagctgccaaattgctgagtgcggtgtaaaacaaaactcacttactcacgaTTTACCTACTTGAACTAGACTCAATGGAGACAATTAAGACCACCCGGtaccttctgtctctcttttttaCATCTATGAATACAATTTCGGAGAAACTAAACTCTGCAAGACTGTGTATGGCGTCAGTGATGCCTTCTTCTTTCCACGCCATGTTTCCCTAGAGATGAAGATTTGAGATACAACTAATTATACCCTTCTTACTAAGACAAAAAATACGAGACATTAATACGAGCCGTTACGACATATACTAGTATGCATACAAGGTCCTGGCGAACCTTTCATAACGATTTGTGGCTGGCAATAACAGAAAGTAGACGAACAAGTTGAAAGGAGGTGAACAGACAATTCAAATGACAATTTGTGTGAACGAGTCCAAAGGTCACCTAGATGTATTTCACAACCGAGTTGTTCATGTGTGATTAAGGTCATATCATCCACAGGTCGAAGGTTGTTGTCATGTACAGTAAGCATATAATATCTGTATGGACAAAGGGGCGGTGATAATGCAGGAAACGTAGCAGTTTCAGTAACGTAGCGTAGACCACATATTGTACTTCAAGTGTGCATGTGTAAACCACTAGTAAACCAATATCGTGAAGACAGTAAGTCTCTAATTTATACCATGCTGGTGAGTTTTGTATTTCAAGTAGTACATGTGTAAACCAGAATCGTGAAGAAAGCAAACCTCAAATTTGTACCATGCTGGTGAGTTTTCTTGAgtgctgctttcagcaaagtTTAAGTCTCGGAATATCCGCTTGGGAGATATGCCTAACGTGACTCCACATTAGTTCAAAGCGTAAAACATCATTAAACAACGCCTTCAAACAGGTCCTTTCTTTTGCGATTTCAGGTAAACCGTCCTGTTCCTGTCCAATCTGACTCTGATATCGGAGATTAAACTGGGGCTGGGTCCTGAACCGTCGTCACGATGCCTCAGACACGATCTGGGAGAAAAAGAGGTTGTAGAAATCCTGGAAGATCAAACGTGGTAAAGATGAAGAAGACACTGGAACAAAGCAAAGAAGGTTGTACAGGTCCAAAGGAAGTAGAGGTGACATGTAAAAATGGTGTCAGCACTGAGTCGGAGAAATTGGATATAGCTGGAAAGAAGGAATCAATTTCCCGAACAATCCAAACGAAACTTCAGAATATACAAAGATTAAAGGCAAGCATTGTCGAGGCACGTAAGGCAAGAAGTAGAATTCAATCCGAAATTCGATGTGCCAGTCATACAATTATCAATCAGTTAAGACAGAAAGAGAAACAGTTGATGGACGCACTTGACAGAGTCTCTGAGAACCAGTTTGGGTTGTTGTCAGATGATGTaagtcaaaacaaaacagacattcatttgAACAGTCAGAAAAGGGCTGTTCTCAAGAAGATGCTTGGCGACAACGACTTGATGGAACTGTATCCCGGTCATGAGAACCTTCTGTCAGGCTCACCGGAGAATGAAGACCAGGCAGTACGCCTTATACGCGATGTCTTCGTATCACAGGACACTGTAAATGTCAAGAAGGGCATTGAAGACCTTTCCTTTGGCCAGCTTGATCGTACATTCCAGGATTTACATGACCGTTCGTCTCGTCCACGACTTTTGAATACGACCAATGTTGCCCTCAAGGATGACTTCCGTCAGACTGGCTACGTATTTGATATTATTGTCCTTGATGTTGAAGGTATCAAGACCATTGTTGTGTCCGACCTTC
The nucleotide sequence above comes from Haliotis asinina isolate JCU_RB_2024 chromosome 5, JCU_Hal_asi_v2, whole genome shotgun sequence. Encoded proteins:
- the LOC137284672 gene encoding uncharacterized protein yields the protein MPQTRSSRKRDLSTPATGLEVKMGRIRWNPKLSSVGHSKTRKQQPSKDSIDTTDPSTSHLKGVLVDQMETLSKRVDERSAYVQRQQRAITEARERKETNQTRIVEIVKDAVDMIKLKERKLMVALDEMVEKQLQQLNDEMLKDEADVHILQQQSDFINKDGDVTKYQTFLEDLTDVGYGTRQGDVIRPINTITFSHDSEKVGKAVDNLRLAEVDFTYHDNPLHVPVLVDTISCTSLNENAKPIYATDVSVLDVEGSQVVVVTDRINHRLISFYSGHQGPCYSVLKLDHFPYGIARQTENRIITALPKIGQLVTVEVAPEMTLLSKITCNARYYSVAVLSPTSLVAGGGQYATGYCIDIIDMAGNILRSITSSLIHFPAYLFVNNSGNIVVSDGKTDSLFCMTPDGNVVWKHDPSRTTPYVRWPKGIIQTNTGDILVSGVNGGGMKVMLLTDTGEFVRDVLTPDDGPQRPSGLCLDKRGYLFVCDGNDIKMFTFVEQKQ
- the LOC137283921 gene encoding uncharacterized protein gives rise to the protein MPQTRSGRKRGCRNPGRSNVVKMKKTLEQSKEGCTGPKEVEVTCKNGVSTESEKLDIAGKKESISRTIQTKLQNIQRLKASIVEARKARSRIQSEIRCASHTIINQLRQKEKQLMDALDRVSENQFGLLSDDVSQNKTDIHLNSQKRAVLKKMLGDNDLMELYPGHENLLSGSPENEDQAVRLIRDVFVSQDTVNVKKGIEDLSFGQLDRTFQDLHDRSSRPRLLNTTNVALKDDFRQTGYVFDIIVLDVEGIKTIVVSDLHNRSVKSFYHRNGKSCHSEFGVATPRDLTHLEQNKVMVSAPETFRILILDVTPDLVCLSDINTSFRYVGLRVLTPSTLVGCLFDTVHIDILDMKGKELKPVLCRGTGDKGGYNRLCVTNTGNILVSNWKKKSLVCLTPQGDSLWEHFPAEDGAFSTPFAVKTSGAGDILLADYETNRVIQLTESGRFVKDILVPEDGLAVPTALYLYNERHLFVGWGGEVKEYLLP